TCCTTTAACGATCCGTCCCGTGAGGCGGAGAAGGAGGTACGGCATGGCTCTGCCTGCCCCTGCCCGGTCCCGGTCAGCACTGCTGGTCCTCGAGGACGGGCGCACCTTTCGCGGTGAATCCTTCGGCGCCGAGGGCGAGACCTTCGGCGAGGCGGTCTTCTCCACCGGCATGTCCGGCTACCAGGAGACGCTGACCGACCCCAGCTACCACCGGCAGGTCGTCGTGATGACGGCCCCCCACGTCGGCAACACCGGCATGAACGACGAGGACCCCGAGTCCTCGCGCATCTGGGTCGCCGGCTACGTCGTCCGCGACCCCGCCCGGGTGCCCAGCAACTGGCGCAGCACCCGCACCCTCGACGACTCGCTGCGCGAGCAGGGCGTTGTCGGGATCAGCGGCGTCGACACCCGCGCGCTGACCCGCCACCTGCGTGAGCGAGGCGCGATGCGGGTCGGCATCTCCACCACCGAGACCGACGCCGAGCGGCTGCTGGCCCGCGTGCGCGAGTCCGGCGAGATGACCGGCGCCAACCTCAGCGAGGCGGTCAGCACGACCGAGGCCTACGTCGTGCCCGCCGTCGGCACGAAGCGGTTCACCGTCGCCGCCGTCGACCTCGGCATCAAGGCCAACACCCCGCGGATGATGAGCGAGCGCGGCATCGAGGTGCACGTGCTGCCCGCCACCGCGACGCTCGACGACGTCCGCGCGACCGGCGCCGACGGGCTGTTCTTCTCCAACGGCCCCGGCGACCCGGCCGCCACCACCGGTCAGGTCGCCCTGCTGCAGGACGCGCTGCGCGCCGGCATCCCGTACTTCGGGATCTGCTTCGGCAACCAGCTCTTCGGCCGCGCGCTCGGCTTCGGGACCTACAAGCTGAAGTACGGCCACCGCGGCATCAACCAGCCGGTGATGGACCGCACCACCGGCAAGGTCGAGGTCACCGCGCACAACCACGGCTTCGCGGTCGACGCCCCGCTGGAGGGCTCGACGACCACCGAGTTCGGCGAGGTCACGGTCAGCCACGTCTGCCTCAACGACGACGTCGTCGAGGGCCTCGAGCTCCGCGACGCCGGCGGCCGGCTCCGCTCGTTCTCCGTGCAGTACCACCCGGAGGCAGCGGCCGGCCCGCACGACGCCGCCTACCTCTTCGACCGCTTCTGCGACCTGATGGGAGGCACCCTCTGATGCCGAAGCGCACCGACATCCAGTCCGTCCTGGTCATCGGCTCCGGGCCGATCATCATCGGCCAGGCCTGCGAGTTCGACTACTCCGGCACCCAGGCCTGCCGCGTGCTGCGCCAGGAGGGCCTGCGGGTCGTCCTGGTCAACTCCAACCCGGCCACGATCATGACCGACCCGGAGTTCGCCGACGCGACCTACGTCGAGCCGATCACGCCGGAGTACGTCGAGAAGGTGATCGCCAAGGAGCGCCCCGACGCGCTGCTGGCCACCCTCGGCGGCCAGACCGCCCTCAACTGCGCGATGGCGCTCGACAAGGCCGGGATCCTCGAGAAGTACGGCGTCGAGCTGATCGGCGCGTCCATCGACGCCATCGAGCGCGGCGAGAACCGCCAGCAGTTCAAGAAGATCGTCGAGGAGCTCGGCGGAGAGTCCGCGCGCAGCGTGATCTGCCACTCGATGGACGACCTCCTCGCGGCGGCCGGCGAGCTCGGCTACCCGATGGTGGTGCGTCCCTCGTTCACGATGGGCGGCACCGGGTCCGGCATGGCCTACGACGAGGCCGACCTGCGCCGCATCGGCGGCGCCGGGCTGGCGGCCAGCCCGACGACCGAGGTGCTCCTCGAGGAGTCGATCCTCGGCTGGAAGGAGTACGAGCTCGAGGTGATGCGCGACCGCGCCGACAACAGCGTGATCGTCTGCTCCATCGAGAACCTCGACCCGATGGGCGTCCACACGGGCGACTCGATCACCGTCGCGCCGGCCCTCACCCTCACCGACCGCGAGTACCAGAAGATGCGCGACCTCGCGATCGCCATCATCCGAGCGGTCGGCGTCGACACGGGCGGCTGCAACATCCAGTACGCCGTCAACCCGGCCGACGGACGGCTCATCGTCATCGAGATGAACCCCCGCGTGTCCCGCTCCTCCGCGCTGGCCTCGAAGGCCACCGGCTTCCCGATCGCCAAGATCGCGGCGAAGGTCGCCATCGGCTACACCCTCGACGAGATCCAGAACGACATCACCGAGGAGACCCCGGCCTCGTTCGAGCCCACCCTCGACTACGTCGTGGTCAAGGTGCCGCGGTTCGCCTTCGAGAAGTTCCCCGAGGCCGACCCGACGCTCACCACGCACATGAAGTCGGTCGGCGAGGCGATGGCCATCGGCCGCAACTTCACCGAGGCGCTGCAGAAGTCGCTGCGCTCGCTGGAGAGCAAGCACGCGCCCTTCGACTGGCACAAGGAGTTCGTCGAGCTCGACAAGGCGTCGCTGCTCGAGGAGATCCGGGTCCCCCACGACGGGCGCCTCAAGAAGGTCATGGACGCGATCCGCGCCGGCGCGACGCCCGAGGAGATCTTCGAGGCGACGAAGATCGACCCGTGGTTCGTCGACCAGCTCGCGCTGATCAACGAGGTCGCGGTCCAGCTCATCGACGCCACCGAGCTCACCCCCGACCTGCTCCGCCTGGCCAAGCGCCACGGCTTCTCCGACGAGCAGATCGGCAAGATCCGGGGCTTGAGCGCCGACGTGATCCGCGGCGTGCGCCACGCCCTCGGGATCCGCCCGGTCTTCAAGACCGTCGACACCTGCGCAGCCGAGTTCGCCGCGCGCACGCCCTACCACTACTCCTCCTACGACGAGGAGACCGAGGTGCAGCCGCGCGCGGAGGGCAAGGAGGCCGTGATCATCCTCGGCTCCGGGCCCAACCGGATCGGCCAGGGCATCGAGTTCGACTACTCGTGCGTCCACGCCTCGCTCGCGCTCGCCGAGGCCGGCTACGAGACGATCATGGTCAACTGCAACCCCGAGACGGTGAGCACCGACTACGACACCTCCGACCGGCTCTACTTCGAGCCGCTCACGCTGGAGGACGTCCTCGAGATCGTCCACGCCGAGCAGCAGGCCGGCCCGGTCGCCGGCGTCGTGTGCCAGCTCGGCGGGCAGACGCCGCTCGGCCTCGCGCAGGGCCTCGCCGACGCCGGTGTGCCGATCGTCGGCACCACCCCGGAGGCGATCCACCTCGCCGAGGAGCGCGGCGCCTTCGGCCGCGTGCTGGCCGACGCCGGCCTGCCGGCGCCCAAGCACGGCACCGCGACGTCGTACCCCCAGGCGCAGCGGATCGCCCACGAGATCGGCTACCCGGTCCTGGTCCGGCCGTCCTACGTCCTCGGCGGGCGCGGCATGGAGATCGTCTACGACGACGCCGCGCTGGAGGCCTACCTGGAGAAGTACGTCGCCAACGGGCTGATCAACGAGCGCCAGCCGGTGCTGGTCGACCGCTTCCTCGACGACGCCGTCGAGATCGACGTCGACGCCCTCTTCGACGGCGAGGAGCTCTTCCTCGGCGGCGTGATGGAGCACATCGAGGAGGCCGGCATCCACTCGGGCGACTCGTCGTGCGCGCTGCCGCCGATCACGCTCGGGCGCGAGGAGATCGACCGGATCCGCCGCTCCACCGAGGCGATCGCCCGGGGCCTGGACGTGCGGGGCCTGCTCAACATCCAGTTCGCGCTGGCCTCCGACGTGCTCTACGTCCTCGAGGCCAACCCGCGCGCCTCGCGCACGGTCCCGTTCGTCTCGAAGGCCACCGCGACGCCGCTGGCCAAGGCGGCCGCCCGGGTGATGCTCGGCGAGTCGATCGCCGACCTGCGGGTGGCCGGGGTGCTGCCCGCGGTGGGCGACGGCGGCCACCTGCCCGACGGCTCGCCGATCGCGGTCAAGGAGGCGGTCATGCCGTTCGACCGGTTCAAGACCGCCGACGGCCGCACCGTCGACGCGCTGCTCGGTCCCGAGATGCGCTCGACCGGCGAGGTGATGGGCTTCGACGCCGTGTTCGGCACGGCGTTCGCCAAGGCGCAGGCCGCGGCCTACGGCTCGCTGCCGCTGTCGGGGCGGGTCTTCGTGTCGGTCGCCAACCGCGACAAGCGGCACATGGTCTTCCCGGTCAAGCAGATCGCCGACATGGGCTTCGAGATCCTCGCCACCGCCGGTACGGCCGAGGTGCTGCGCCGCAACGGCGTGCAGGCCACGGTCGTGCGCAAGCAGTCCGAGGGCGAGGGTCCCGACGGCGAGAAGACGATCGTCGGCAAGATCCTCGACCGCGAGGTCGACCTGGTGATCAACACGCCGCACGGCGCCACCAGCGGCGGCTCGCCGCGCGCCGACGGCTACGAGATCCGTACGGCCGCGGTGCTCACCGACATCCCCTGCATCACGACGATCCAGGGCCTCGGCGCCGCCGTGCAGGGCCTGGAGGCGATGCGGCGCGGCGACATCGGCGTGCGCTCGCTGCAGGACTGGGCGGCGCTCGGCGCCGCGGCGAACGGCGGGACGACCCCGGCGTGAGGCCCTACGACGTCCTCTTCGAGCGGGCCCTCACCCGGGTCGACCCCGAGCGGATCCACCACGCCGCCTTCCGGGCCATCCGGGCGGCCGCGCCGGTGACGAGCCGGCTCGTCGGCGCGCCGCTGGAGCGCCGGGTCGGCGCACCTGCGCAGGTGCGGGCGCTCGGGCTGACCTTCCCGCACCCGCTCGGCCTCGCCGCCGGCTTCGACAAGAACGCCGTCGGCATCGACGGGCTCGCGGCGCTGGGCTTCGGGCACGTCGAGATCGGGACCGTCACCGGCGAGGCGCAGCCCGGCAACCCCACGCCGCGGCTCTTCCGGCTCACCGACGACCACGCCATCGTCAACCGGATGGGGTTCAACAACGACGGCGCGGAGGTCGTGGCCCGCCGCCTCGCCGCGTGGCGCAGCGGCGGCGGCTCGACGATCCTCGGTGTCAACATCGGCAAGACCAAGGTCGTGCCCGAGGAGGACGCGGTCCGCGACTACGAGAAGTCGGCCGGCCTGCTGGCCCCCTACGCCGACTACCTCGTGGTCAACGTCTCCTCGCCCAACACGCCCGGCCTGCGCGACCTCCAGGCGGTCGAGAAGCTCGAGCCCCTCCTGGCCGCCGTGCGCCGTCGCGCCGACGAGGTGCGCCCGGACCACCGCGTCCCGCTGCTGGTGAAGATCGCCCCGGACCTCAGCGACGACGACGTCCTCGCGGTCGCCGACCTCGCGGTCGCCTCCGGCCTGGACGGCGTCATCGCCACCAACACGACCATCGGCCGCGACGGCCTCGCCACGGCAGCCGAGGAGGTCGAGCGGGTCGGCGCCGGCGGTCTCAGCGGCCGACCGCTGACCGCCCGGTCGGAGCAGGTCGTGCGGATGCTGCGCGACCGGGTCGGCCCCGACCTGACGCTGGTGGGCGTCGGGGGCATCACCACCGTCGACGACGCCCGGCGCCGGCTGGCCGCGGGCGCCGACCTGCTGCAGGGCTACACCGGCTTCGTCTACGAGGGCCCGCTGTGGGCCCGCCGCATCGTGCGGGGGCTGGTCGCGGGTGGCTGACCGGGTGGCGGCCGGGCCGCACGAGCCCGTTCACGTCGTGGGGGAGGTGGTCGCCACCAAGCGGGTCGGCGCCTACCGCCACCTCACGCTCGCCGCCCCCGGCGTGCCCGAGCGGTTCCGCGCCGGCACCTTCGTCGCCGTGAGCGTGCCCGGGCACACCGCACGCCGTGCGCTGTGGGTGCACCGCGTGCGGGCCTCCAGCGCGTACGGCCCCACCCTCGACGTGGTCGTCGAGCCCACCGGCCCCGGCACCACCTGGCTGGCCACCCAGCCCGTCGGCACCCCGGTCACCCTCACCGGCCCGCTCGGCCGGGCGTTCGCGCTGCCCAAGGACCCGGTGGCCTGCCTGCTCGTCGGTGAGGGCTACGCCGCGGCGCCGATGTTCCCGCTCGCCGAGCGGCTCCGCGAGCGCGGCTGCGCGGTCTCGCTCGTCGTGTCCGCGCCCGACGAGGCCCGCCTGCTGTCGGCGCTGGAGGCGCGTCGCTCCGCCCGGTCGGTCACCGTGCTCACCGCCGACGGGTCGGTCGGGCGTCGCGGGTCGGTCGCCGACCACGTCGACGAGCTGGTGGCCCGCGACGTCGACGTCGTCTACGCCGCCGGCCCGGCCCCGGTGCTGCACGCCGTCGCGGCGGCGGCCGAGCGGCACGGCGCCTGGAGCCAGGTCGCCGTCGAGGTCGCCACGCCCTGCGGGACGGGCCTGTGCCACGGCTGCCCGCTGCCGGTCGTCGGGGAGGACTCCGTGGACCGCGTCGTCCGTGCCTGCACGGAGGGCCCGGTGGTCCGCGGCGACCGCGTCCGCTGGGCGGCCCTGACCACCCCGGGGCCCCGATGAGCACCGGGATCCGGGGACCGGTCATGGTCGCTGCGGGCTGCGGCGGCACCGGCCGCGAGCTCGCCGCTTACGCGGGCCCCGACGGCCTGGCCGGCCTGCCCCTCGTGACCCGGTCGCTCACCCTCGACCCGCGTCCCGCCGCCACCGACCCCCGCGTGGTGGAGGTCCCCGGCGGCCTGCTCCACGACGTCCGCCTCCCCAACCCCGGCCTCAAGCACTTCCTCGCCACCGAGCTGCCGTGGCTGGTGCGCGCCGGTGTCGAGGTCGTCGTGTCGATCGCCGGCTCCACGATGGGGGAGTACGCCGACCTCGCCCGCCGGCTCTCCCGTGCCCCCGGCGTGGCGGGACTCGAGGTCCACCTCGGCTCGCCGGACGACGTGGCCGCCGGGGTGTTCGAGACCCGCGAGCCGTTCCACGCCGCCAGCGTCGTGGCGGCGGTGCGCCGCGAGTTCCCGACCGACCGCCCCGTCCTCGCCAAGCTCCGCCCCGACGTCTCGCGGGTCGTCGAGGGCGCCCGCGCGTGCCACGAGGCCGGGGCCAGCGCCGTGGTCCTCGGCAGCGCCGTCCCGGCCGCGCTGCGACGGCCGGTCCGCCGGGCTCGGCGGTCCCGATGGCCGGTCCGGTCGCCCTGCGGTGCGTGCTCGCGGTCGTGCGGGCCCTGCCCGACGTCCCGGTCGTCGCCTGCGGCGGCGTGCACGACGTGGCGTCCGCGCTCACCTACCTCGACGCCGGGGCCGTCGCCGTGCAGGTCGGCTCCGCGCTGCTCCACGACCCCACCACCGTGACCCGGCTGCGGGCCGACCTCGCAGCCCGGCTCGATCCCCAGGAGGACGCATGACCCCGTTCGGCACCCGGCTGGCGCACGCGATCGAGGAGCGTGGCCGGTTCTGCGTCGGCATCGACCCGCACGCCGCGCTGCTCCACGAGTGGGGCCTCGGTGACGACGTGGCGTCGCTCGAGCGGTTCGCGCTGACGGTCGTCGAGGCGGTCGCTCCCGTGGTCGGGGTGGTCAAGCCGCAGAGCGCCTTCTACGAGCGCTTCGGCAGCCGGGGCGTCGCCGTGCTGGAGCGGGTGGTCGCGGAGTCGCGCGCCGCCGGCGCGCTCGTGCTGCTCGACGTCAAGCGCGGCGACATCGGCTCCACCAGCCAGGCCTACGCCGACGCCTACCTCCACCCGACCTCACCTCTGGCGTGCGACGCGATCACCGCCAGCCCCTACCTCGGGTTCGGCTCCCTCGACCCGATGGTCGAGTCGTGCCGCCGCCACGGCGCCGGGCTCTTCGTGCTCGCGCTCACCTCCAACGAGGAAGGGCCGGAGGTGCAGCACGCCCGGACGGCCGACGGCACGGTCGCAGGCACCGTGCTGCGGCACCTGCGCGACCTCAACGCCGGCGTCGAGCCGGTGGGGTCCTTCGGTGCGGTGGTCGGCGCGACCATCGGGGAGACGGGGGAGGACCTCGACGTCAACGGCCCGCTGCTGGTCCCCGGCTACGGCGCCCAGGGCGGCACCGTGGCCGACCTCGAGCGGATCCTCGGGCGGGCCGCGCGGTGGGCGCTGCCGAGCTCGAGCCGCGAGGTGCTGCGCGCCGGGCCCGACGTCACGGCCCTGCGCGAGGCCGCGCTGCGCGGCAACGACGCCGTGCGAGGGTTGGGGGCGTGACACCGGTCCGCCTGCTCCTCGCCGCCCTCGCGCTCCCGCTGGCCGCCGGGGCCTGCTCGGACGACCCGCAGGCCGACTACTGCGACGCCGTGCGCGCGCACCAGGCCGACCTCACCGAGGTCGCGGCCTCCGACGACGCGGGTGCCCTCCTCGACGCGCTCGACGCCTACGACGACCTCGCGGACCGGGCGCCCCGCGACGTCGCCGACGACTGGGAGGCGGTGGTGACGCCGCTGCACGGCCTGGACGACGTCCTCGCCGAGCACGACGTGGACCCCTCGTCGTACTCCGCCGAGGACCCGCCGGCCGGGCTAGACGCGACCGTGCGGCGCGACATCGAGGCCGCCGCCCGCGAGGTGGGGTCCGAGCGCACCGTCACCGCGATGGCGGCCGTGGAGCAGCACGCCCTCGACGTCTGCGGGACCCCGCTCGCCCGCTGACCGGACGGCACCCGCATGGTGAAGATCACCTCGTCGGGGGCCGGGCGGCGGCTCGATTGCCTGCCTCCGCCGGACCTGACTAGATTGACCCGCACCCGCCGCCCCCTCCGAGAAGGACAGCTTTCGTGGCCTTGCCCCCTCTGACGCCCGAGCAGCGCCAGGCAGCCCTCGACAAGGCTGCGGCCTCGCGCCGTGAGCGCGCCGAGGTCAAGAACCGCCTGAAGAACTCCGGGGGCTCGATCCTCGACGTCCTCGCCGAGGGCCAGACCAACGAGGTCATCGGCAAGATGCGCGTCGTCGAGCTGCTCCAGTCGGTCCCCGGCCTGGGCCGGGTGCGCGCGCGCCAGGTCATGGAGCGCCTCAACATCGCCGAGAGCCGCCGCGTCCGCGGGCTCGGGGTCAAGCAGATCGCTGCGCTCGAGCGCGAGTTCGGCCCCGACGCGTCGTGACCGGACCCGCAGCAGGCACCGCCCCGGGTCGCTCACGGCTGATCGTGCTCGCCGGGCCCACCGCCGTCGGCAAGGGCACCGTCGCCGCCGCCGTGCGCGAGACCCACCCCGAGGTCTGGATCTCGGTCTCCGCCACCACCCGCGCCCCGCGCCCCGG
Above is a genomic segment from Nocardioides okcheonensis containing:
- the carA gene encoding glutamine-hydrolyzing carbamoyl-phosphate synthase small subunit encodes the protein MALPAPARSRSALLVLEDGRTFRGESFGAEGETFGEAVFSTGMSGYQETLTDPSYHRQVVVMTAPHVGNTGMNDEDPESSRIWVAGYVVRDPARVPSNWRSTRTLDDSLREQGVVGISGVDTRALTRHLRERGAMRVGISTTETDAERLLARVRESGEMTGANLSEAVSTTEAYVVPAVGTKRFTVAAVDLGIKANTPRMMSERGIEVHVLPATATLDDVRATGADGLFFSNGPGDPAATTGQVALLQDALRAGIPYFGICFGNQLFGRALGFGTYKLKYGHRGINQPVMDRTTGKVEVTAHNHGFAVDAPLEGSTTTEFGEVTVSHVCLNDDVVEGLELRDAGGRLRSFSVQYHPEAAAGPHDAAYLFDRFCDLMGGTL
- the carB gene encoding carbamoyl-phosphate synthase large subunit; amino-acid sequence: MPKRTDIQSVLVIGSGPIIIGQACEFDYSGTQACRVLRQEGLRVVLVNSNPATIMTDPEFADATYVEPITPEYVEKVIAKERPDALLATLGGQTALNCAMALDKAGILEKYGVELIGASIDAIERGENRQQFKKIVEELGGESARSVICHSMDDLLAAAGELGYPMVVRPSFTMGGTGSGMAYDEADLRRIGGAGLAASPTTEVLLEESILGWKEYELEVMRDRADNSVIVCSIENLDPMGVHTGDSITVAPALTLTDREYQKMRDLAIAIIRAVGVDTGGCNIQYAVNPADGRLIVIEMNPRVSRSSALASKATGFPIAKIAAKVAIGYTLDEIQNDITEETPASFEPTLDYVVVKVPRFAFEKFPEADPTLTTHMKSVGEAMAIGRNFTEALQKSLRSLESKHAPFDWHKEFVELDKASLLEEIRVPHDGRLKKVMDAIRAGATPEEIFEATKIDPWFVDQLALINEVAVQLIDATELTPDLLRLAKRHGFSDEQIGKIRGLSADVIRGVRHALGIRPVFKTVDTCAAEFAARTPYHYSSYDEETEVQPRAEGKEAVIILGSGPNRIGQGIEFDYSCVHASLALAEAGYETIMVNCNPETVSTDYDTSDRLYFEPLTLEDVLEIVHAEQQAGPVAGVVCQLGGQTPLGLAQGLADAGVPIVGTTPEAIHLAEERGAFGRVLADAGLPAPKHGTATSYPQAQRIAHEIGYPVLVRPSYVLGGRGMEIVYDDAALEAYLEKYVANGLINERQPVLVDRFLDDAVEIDVDALFDGEELFLGGVMEHIEEAGIHSGDSSCALPPITLGREEIDRIRRSTEAIARGLDVRGLLNIQFALASDVLYVLEANPRASRTVPFVSKATATPLAKAAARVMLGESIADLRVAGVLPAVGDGGHLPDGSPIAVKEAVMPFDRFKTADGRTVDALLGPEMRSTGEVMGFDAVFGTAFAKAQAAAYGSLPLSGRVFVSVANRDKRHMVFPVKQIADMGFEILATAGTAEVLRRNGVQATVVRKQSEGEGPDGEKTIVGKILDREVDLVINTPHGATSGGSPRADGYEIRTAAVLTDIPCITTIQGLGAAVQGLEAMRRGDIGVRSLQDWAALGAAANGGTTPA
- the mihF gene encoding integration host factor, actinobacterial type — its product is MALPPLTPEQRQAALDKAAASRRERAEVKNRLKNSGGSILDVLAEGQTNEVIGKMRVVELLQSVPGLGRVRARQVMERLNIAESRRVRGLGVKQIAALEREFGPDAS
- a CDS encoding iron-sulfur cluster-binding protein — encoded protein: MADRVAAGPHEPVHVVGEVVATKRVGAYRHLTLAAPGVPERFRAGTFVAVSVPGHTARRALWVHRVRASSAYGPTLDVVVEPTGPGTTWLATQPVGTPVTLTGPLGRAFALPKDPVACLLVGEGYAAAPMFPLAERLRERGCAVSLVVSAPDEARLLSALEARRSARSVTVLTADGSVGRRGSVADHVDELVARDVDVVYAAGPAPVLHAVAAAAERHGAWSQVAVEVATPCGTGLCHGCPLPVVGEDSVDRVVRACTEGPVVRGDRVRWAALTTPGPR
- the pyrF gene encoding orotidine-5'-phosphate decarboxylase, with the translated sequence MTPFGTRLAHAIEERGRFCVGIDPHAALLHEWGLGDDVASLERFALTVVEAVAPVVGVVKPQSAFYERFGSRGVAVLERVVAESRAAGALVLLDVKRGDIGSTSQAYADAYLHPTSPLACDAITASPYLGFGSLDPMVESCRRHGAGLFVLALTSNEEGPEVQHARTADGTVAGTVLRHLRDLNAGVEPVGSFGAVVGATIGETGEDLDVNGPLLVPGYGAQGGTVADLERILGRAARWALPSSSREVLRAGPDVTALREAALRGNDAVRGLGA
- a CDS encoding quinone-dependent dihydroorotate dehydrogenase, whose protein sequence is MRPYDVLFERALTRVDPERIHHAAFRAIRAAAPVTSRLVGAPLERRVGAPAQVRALGLTFPHPLGLAAGFDKNAVGIDGLAALGFGHVEIGTVTGEAQPGNPTPRLFRLTDDHAIVNRMGFNNDGAEVVARRLAAWRSGGGSTILGVNIGKTKVVPEEDAVRDYEKSAGLLAPYADYLVVNVSSPNTPGLRDLQAVEKLEPLLAAVRRRADEVRPDHRVPLLVKIAPDLSDDDVLAVADLAVASGLDGVIATNTTIGRDGLATAAEEVERVGAGGLSGRPLTARSEQVVRMLRDRVGPDLTLVGVGGITTVDDARRRLAAGADLLQGYTGFVYEGPLWARRIVRGLVAGG